TCGCGATCGTGCGGCCCGGCCCGATACAGGGCGGCATGGTGCATCCGTACCTCAAGAGGAAGCAGGGCCTGGAGCCGGTGACCTATCCGTCCGAAGCGGTGAAGAAAGTGCTCGAGCGCACGCTCGGCGTGCCGATCTTCCAGGAGCAGGTGATGCAGCTCGCGATGGTCGCCGCCGGCTTCACGGCGGGAGAAGCCGATCAGCTTCGGCGTGCGATGGCGGCATGGAAGCGCAAAGGCGGCCTGGAGCCCTTCGAGCAGAAGCTGCGCACCGGCATGACCGAAAGGGGCTACAGCGAAGAGTTCGCGGCAAACATCTTTCGCCAGATCTGCGGCTTCGGCGAATACGGCTTCCCCGAATCGCACTCGGCGAGCTTCGCGCTGCTCGCGTACGTCTCGGCGTGGATCAAGTATTACGAGCCCGCAGCTTTCCTCGCCGCGCTGCTCAACAGCCAGCCGATGGGTTTCTACTCGCCTTCGGTGCTGGTGCAGGACGCGCAGCGCCACGGCGTCGAAGTGCGGGCGGTCGATGTCACTCAAAGCGATTTCGACTGCGCGCTCGAAAAAGGAAAGGAGGTCTCGGAGGAAAACCCTGGTTTTCCTCCGAGGCGTTCACCGGGTGCGCGACCATCCGCAGTCCGATTAGGACTGCGGATGGTCAAAGGGCTTCGCGCCGAAGGCGCGAAGCGCATCGAAGCCGCTCGAGGGGAACGGCCGTTCAGCGACGTGCAGGACCTCGCCCGCCGCGCCGCGCTCAATCGCCGCGACCTCGCCAACCTCGCCCAGGCCGGCGCGCTGCAGCGCCTCGCGGGCCACCGGCGCAACGCGCACTGGCTGGTCGCGGGCGCCGGTGCGATGCCCGAGCTGCTGGCGAATGCGCCGGTGCAGGAGACGCTGCCTTTCCTCGAAGCGCCGAAGGAAGCCGAGGAGATCGTCGCCGATTACCGCAGCCTCGGTCTCACGCTCGGCCGCCATCCGCTCGCGCTGCTGCGCAAGCGATTCACACGCATGCGGCTGTCGACCGCGAAGGAATTAAGAGCGATGAAGAACGGCAAGCCCGTTCGCACCGCCGGCATCGTCACGTGCCGCCAGCGGCCGGGCACTGCGCAGGGCGTTGTCTTCGTGACGATCGAGGACGAGACCGGCTACACCAACGTCGTGGTGTGGAACGACCTCGTGGAAAGACAGAGGAAAGAGCTCTTGAGCTCGCGCCTGCTCGGCGTCGAAGGCTACATGCAGATCGAAGGCGAGGTGGTGCACCTCGTGGCGCGCAGGCTGGTGGATCACAGCGCGCTGCTGGGGCGCCTCCTCACCGAGTCTCGGGATTTTCACTGAAGCAAGGCAAAAGCATATACCGCGAAGGACGCAAAGGACGCGAAGGAAAACCAAATCAAAAAACGGAATCACAAACGACGCATATCCAACGAATGCGCTATTGCGAGGAGTTCGCTCCCGAATCGCCTTCCTTTGCGTCCTTTGCGTCCTTTGCGGTTAAAACGCCCTTAGTCGTCCCGGATGTCCTGCCCCGGGAAGAGCTCCTCGGTGAAGCCGAAGTTGCGCAGGTCCTGTATGCGCATCGGATAGAGCACGCCCATCAGGTGATCGACCTCGTGCTGCACCACGCGCGCATGGAAGTCGCTCACGGTGCGGTCGATCGGCTGGCCGAACGGGTCGAAGCCCCGGTAGCGCAGGCGCTTGTGGCGCGGCACCAGGCCGCGCATGCCGGGCACCGAGAGACAGCCTTCCCACCCCTCTTCCATCTCGTCGTCGACCGCTTCGAGCTGCGGGTTGACGAGGACGGTGTACGGCACGACCTCGGCGTCGGGATAGCGCGGATTCTGTTCCACGCCGAAGATGACGACCTGCAGCCCCACGCCGATCTGCGGCGCGGCGAGGCCCGCACCGTTGAGCGCCTTCATCGTGTCCTGCATGTCTTCGATGAGCGCGTGGAGCTCGGGCGTGTCGTACGCCTCCACGCTCTTCGAGACTTCGAAGAGCCGCGGGTCGCCCATGCGCAACACCGGCTTAATCGCCATCGAGCGTCACCAGCGAATCGAGAATCTTGTGCACCCGCGACAGCGCCTCGCGCGAGACCGCGTTGATGTCGGCCATGCGTATGCCCTCGGCGCTGTCTTCGCGCCCTGCGGCGTAGTTCACCACCACCGCGATCGCGGCATAGCAGAGGCCGAGCTCGCGCGCGAGCGCCGCTTCGGGCATCCCTGTCATTCCGACCATGTCCGCGCCGTCGCGTTCCAGGCGGTTGATCTCGGCCGCGGACTCGAGGCGCGGGCCCTGGGTCGCGGCATACGTGCCGCCCTGCAAGATCGACTCACCCGCCTCTGCGGCGGCGCGCGCGAGCCGCTCGCGCAGAGGCTCGCAATACGGGTGCGTGAAATCGACGTGCACCACGCTGCGGTCGTTGCCTTCGAAATAGGTGTGGCAGCGCCCGTGGGTGTAATCGACGATCTGGTCCGGAATCGCCAGGACCCCGGGTCCCATGTCGCGCCGTATGCCGCCGACCGAGGCGACCGCGACGACGTACTTCACCTTCGCCTGCGCGAGCGCCCACATGTTCGCGCGATAGTTGACCTTGTGCGGCGGAATGGTATGGCCGTAGCCGTGGCGCGCGAGGAAAGCGACTTCCTGGCCGCGGATGGTCCCGTAGGTGATCGCGCCCGACGGATCGCCGTACGGCGTCCGGACGATCTCCCTTCTGACGACTTCCAGATTCGCGAGCTGCGTGAGTCCGCTGCCGCCGATGATCGCAAGCATATTCAGTGAAACGTGAGTGAAAAGTGAAAAGTGCTCATCGTGGTTTGCATCTACGTTTCACGTTTCACATTTCACGTTTCACGCATGGCGTAGATCGCCGGGAGATTGCGCCACGCGCTGTAGACGTCCATGCCGAAGCCGAAGACGTAGCGGTTGGGCACGGTGAGGCCCACGAAGTCAGCCGCGATCGGCTTGGCGCGGCCGGTGTCCTTCTGGCAGAAGACCGCACTGAAAAATTCCTTCACGCCGGCCTCGAGCAGGTTCTTGCGGATCGCCGCGAGCGTATGGCCTTCGTCGAGGATGTCGTCGAGCACGAGCACCGTGCGGCCTTCGACCGCCGTGCCGGGGCTCACCTTCCACGTGATCTCGCCGCCGGTGGTCTTGCCGCCGTAGCGCGTCACGTCGAGGTAATCGAAGTGCAGCGGGAAGCGCAGCTGCGGCAGGAGCTGGCCGGCGAAGATGACGCTGCCGCGCATCACGCCGAGCACGAGCGGCTCGCTCTTCGAGAGGAGCGACGTGATCTCGCGCGCCATGCGCGCGACTTCGGCCGCGACGCACTCGGCCGAGCAGATCTCGTCTGCGCTCTCGAGGATCTTCCAGGCTTCTTCGGAGGTCGCTTTCACTAGTCGGGAATGGTACAGCCCATCGACTTCAAATAGGTGCGGAACTCCGATCCGATCTCGGGATGCTTCACCGCGAAGGAGAGGTTCGCCTTGAGGTAATCGAGCTTGCTGCCGCAATCGTAGCGCACGCCCTCGAACTCGTAGGCGAACACGTCCTCGTCGGCGAGCAGCGCCTGGATCGCGTCGGTGAGCTGGATCTCGCCGCCCGTGCCTGGGGTCTGGTGAGTCAGGTGGTGGAAGATGCGCGGCGTGAGGATGTAGCGGCCCACGACGCCGAGCGTCGAAGGCGCCTTGGCGGGCTCGGGCTTTTCCACGATCCCCTGGATGCGGTGCGGCGACTTCGACTCGCCGTCGGTGCGCACGATCCCGTAACGCTTGGTTTCCTCGCGCCCGACGTTCTGCACCGCGAGGATGGAGCGTCCGACGCGGCCGTAGAGCGAGGCCATCTGGGAGAGCACCGGCGTCTGCGCGTCGATCAGGTCGTCCGCGAGCACCACCGCGAAAGGCTCGTCGCCGACGACCGGATAGGCGCACAGCACCGCGTGACCGAGCCCCAGCGCCTGCGGCTGGCGCACGTACACGCAGCTGACGTTCTTCGGGATGATGTCCTGCACCGCGCGCAACAGGTCTTCCTTGCCGCGCGCCGAGAGCTCGGTCTCGAGCTCGGTCGCCTTGTCGAAGTGGTCCTCGATCGCGCGCTTGCCCCGGCCGGTGATGAAGATCATCTCGGTCATGCCCGCGGCGACGGCTTCCTCCACGGCATACTGGATGAGCGGCTTGTCGACGACCGGCATCATCTCCTTGGCGCTCGCCTTGGTCGCCGGCAGGAAGCGCGTGCCCATGCCCGCGACCGGAAATACCGCTTTGGTAACTTTGTTCATCGGAGGCTCTTGGTCAGTAATCGCTGTTGAGGCGCGAAATCACGAGGCGAGCAAGTTTAGCAAGTCCTGTTCCTCCAGCACCGTGACGCCGAGCGCTTGCGCCTTGTCGAGCTTGCTGCCGGCTTCGGCGCCCGCCACGACGTAATCGGTCTTCTTCGAGACGCTGCCGGTCACGCGTCCGCCTTCGGCCTGTATGCGTTCGGTAGCTTCCTCGCGCGTGAGCGTAGGCAGCGTGCCGGTGAGCACGAAGGTCTTGCCGGTGAGCTTGCCGATGCGCTTGGTCTCGACCGGCACCGGAGGAGGCGCGACGCCCGCGTCGAGCAGCGCGCCGATCACTTCACGGTTGTGCGCCTGCCCGAGGAAGTTCGCGACGCTTTGCATGATCTCGGGCCCGACGCCGGGCAGGATCGCATCGAGCAGCGGCTCGCCCTTGTTGCGACGGCGCGTGTTCTCCTTCTGCACCGTGTCTTTTTCGCTGATCAGCACCGGCCAGTCCGCCGCGAGCAGCGCCTCGATCGAGCCGAAGTGCTGCGCGAGGATCTTCGCGACTTCCTCGCCGACGTGATGCATGCCGAGCGCGTAGACGAAGCGCGCCAGCGTGCGCGATTTGCTGCCTTCGATGGCGGCGACGACGTTGGCTGCGGACTTCTCGCCCATGCGCTCGAGCCCCGCCAGCGTCTCGGCGTCGAGCTTGTAGAGGTCGGCGGGCGTGTGCACGAGCCCGCTTTCGACGAGCTGGTCGACGAGCTTCTCGCCCAGGCCTTCGATGTCCATCGCGCGGCGCGACGCGAAGTGGATCACCGCCTGCTTGCGCTGCGCGCCGCAGAACAGTCCGCCGGTGCAGCGGAAGACCGCTTCGCTCTCGATGCGCTCGACCTTCGAGCCGCAGATCGGACAGGTCTGCGGCATGTCCCACTGTGCAAGCTCGCCCTCGCGCTTGTCGAAGACGACGCGCGCGACCTCGGGAATGACGTCGCCCGCGCGCCTCACGACGACGGTGTCGCCGACCCGCACGTCTTTCGCGCGGATCTGGTCGAGGTTGTGCAGCGTCGCGTTGCTCACGGTCACGCCGCCGACGAACACCGGCTCGAGCTTGGCGACCGGCGTCAGCGCGCCGGTGCGCCCCACCTGCACGTCGATCGCGAGCACCGTGCTGGTCGCCTCCTCCGCGGGGTACTTGTGGGCGAGCGCGAAGCGCGGGGCGCGCGCCACGAAGCCCAGGCGCTCCTGCGCCGCCAGCGCATTCACCTTGTAGACGACGCCGTCGATGTCGAAAGGCAGCCCGGCGCGCTTCTCGCCGATCTTCGAGTAATACGACATCAGCCCCTGTACGCCGCGCACCACTTCGCGCTCCGCGGCGACGCGGAAGCGGTTCTTCGCGAGATAGTCGAGCATGTCGCTGTGACGGGCGAACGCCGGCGTGCCTTCGACGGCGCCGAGGCCGTAAGCGTAGAACGTGAGCCGGCGCTGCGCGGTGATGCGCGGGTCGAGCTGGCGCAGCGATCCCGCCGCAGAGTTGCGCGCGTTGACGTACTCGCGCTCAGCCTTAGCGCGCTGCGCGGCGTTCAACGCGTCGAAGTCGCGCTTCCACATCAGCACCTCGCCGCGCACTTCGAGGCGCTTCGGCGGCTTGGCACCGCCGAGCCTGAGCGGGATGGATTTGATCGTGCGCAGGTTCGCCGTGACGTCCTCGCCGACATAGCCGTCGCCGCGCGTCGCACCCTGCACGAAAAGACCGTCCTCGTAGGTGAGGCTGATCGCGAGCCCGTCGAACTTGGGCTCGGTCGCGTATTCGATCTCGTCCTGGCTCAAGCCTTCGCGCACGCGGCGGTCGAACGCGACGACTTCTTCCTCGGAGAACGCGTTGCCGAGCGAGAGCATCGGCACGCGATGGGTCACCTGCCCGAACTCCACGTTAGGCAGCGTGCCGACGCGCTGCGTCGGCGAATCCGCGGTGACGAGGTCGGGATGCTCCGCTTCCAGCGCCTGGAGCTCGCGAAACAACGCGTCGTAGTCGGCATCCGGGAGTTCCGGCGCGTCGAGCGAGTAGTACAGGTAGTTGTTTCGCTCGATCTCTTCGCGCAACGCCGCGATGCGAGCGCGCGCGCCGCGCGCGGCGCTCATGAGAACAGCCGGAGCGCGCGCTCGCTGCCCGGGGCCATGCCCCGTTCCGCCATCTTCGCGTGGATCGACTTCAACTGCTGCTGGATCGCGCGCACCGCGTTGTCCGAGAGCGGCACCCGATTGTCGTCGACGAGCGTGCCGCCGAGGCCCTCGGCGAGCGCCCTGCCGACCGTGACCATGACATCCAGCGCGGCGTAGCCGTCGGCGACGCGAGGCACGTCGAGCAGCAGCGTGACCCCGCTGGTCGAGAGATGCTTGATCTGCTCCGGCAGGAACGGCGCGGGCTCGTGGTTATCGAGCGTAAAGAGCGTGTTGCGCGCGGCGTCGCGGTAATGGAACACGCCGTCGGGCTCGAGCTTGAAGCCGACGCCTTCGGCGAGGCTGCGGATGCGCGTGCCCGCGATCGTCTCGCCCGCCGGCGGCAGCACGTTGACGCCGATCGCGACGTCGACGTCGGCGCAGTACGCATCCAGGTCTTTCGCCGCGATCACCGCGGTGTGCACGTCGGGACAGTGCGCCGAAGCGGAGAAGCGCGCGGCGCATTCGCGCACCGCGTCGCAGATCGTCGTCAGCGCCGCGCTGTCGACGATGCCCTTGCGCGAGACGAGCTGGGTCGCGACGCGCAGATGGGCGTAACGGCCGCCGGACAGGCGGCCCGCTTCCTCCCACGCGTTGAGGTCTTCGTTGTAGCCGACGACCCGGAATCGCTTGCCGGCCGTGGCCGCGCGGGTGTGCAGCTCGGCGAGGCCGGCCGCGCTGATCGGCTCGCCGGCGTCGATGGCGCACACGTAGTCGATCGTGGCATCGAAACCCGGCACCTCGGGCAGGGCCTGCACCGCCTCGATGCGCGCGGCATTCGCCGGCATGGGCGCGGCCGGTTCGGGCGCGACGTATTCCTCGGGCTCTTCGGCCGCTGCGGCCGTCTTGAGCTGCGGCTCGACGCGCGGCGCGGGCTCGCGCCGGACGTCGTCGCGCAGCAGCACGTCCTCGGGCTTGTCGCCGAACGAGTCTTCCAGCCTACGCCGCAGGCGCCACTGCTGGAACCAGTTGAATGCAGTCACGCCGCCGACCACGACCGCGCCGATGATCAGCAGGCTTACCTGCAAATCGCTCATACCGTTTTTCTTTCTATGCCGCCGCCTCTTCGGTGAGCTTCATCGCTTCCTCGATGTCGACCGCGACCACGCGCGAGACACCGGGCTCCTGCATGGTGATGCCGAGCAGCTGGTTCGCCATCTCCATCGTGATCTTGTTGTGGCTGATGAAGAGGAACTGGGAGGTCGCGGACATCTTGGCAACGAGGTCCACGTAACGCTGCGTGTTGTAGTCGTCGAGCGGCGCATCGACCTCGTCCAGCAGGCAGAACGGCGCCGGGTTGAGCTGGAAGATCGAGAACACCAGCGAGAGCGCGGTCAGCGCCTTCTCCCCGCCCGAGAGCAGATGGATCGAGCTGTTCTTCTTGCCCGGCGGCTGAGCGATCACCTGCACGCCGCCGTCGAGGATCTCCTCGCCGGTCAGCACCAGCTTCGCGTTGCCGCCGCCGAAGAGCGCGGGGAACATCTTGCTGAAATGCTCGTTGACGTCGTCGAAGGTCTGCTGGAGGCGTTCGCGCGTCTCGCGGTCGATGCGCCTGATCGCGTCCTCGAGCGTCGTCAGCGCCTCGGTGAGGTCGGCCGACTGAGCGTCGAGATACTGTTTGCGCTCGGTCGAAGTCTGCAGCTCTTCGAGCGCGGCGAGGTTGACCGCGCCGAGCGCCTTGATCTCCTCGTTGAGCCGCGCGATCTCTTCGATCAGCGCGCGGGAGCGCGTGCCTTTCTCGAGCGCGTTGGTGAGCTCTTCCTCGTTCGCGCCGGCTTCGGCGAGCTGCTGCGCGTATTGCTCCTCGGTGAGCCGCGCTTCCTGTTCCTTCAGCCGCACGTCGTTGATGCGGTCGCGCAAAGGTCCCAGGCGTTGCTCGGCGGAGAGCCGCTCCTGCTCGAGATCTTTCACCTGCGTCTCGAACCCTTCGAGCGCGTCGCGCGCCTGCGCCAACGCCTGCTCGCGCTCGCCGCGGGTGAGCAGCGAAGACTGGAGCTGCTCCTGCCACTGCGTCTCGTCGAGCGTCGCGAGCGCCTCTTCTTCCCGCGCGATGGTCTCCGCGAGCTGGCCGGTCTGCGCGGTCAGCGCGCCGATCTGATTCTCGATCTCGGTGACCCTGGCCTGCGCGCTGCGTGCTTGGTACTGCGCTTCCTGGTGCGCGGCCTGCGCGCGCTGGAGCTCTTCGCGCTGGAGCCTCAGCACCGATTCGGCGCGCTGGTAGAGATCGAGCGCGGCCTCGAGCTCCTCGCGGGCGTGCGCGCCCTGCGCTTCGAGCTCGGCGCTGTGCGCGGCGGCTTCTTCGCGCGCGGCGGTCTCGTTCTCGATCTGCTCGGTGATCTCGGCGAGCTCCTCGGCGATCTGCTCCGCGCGCTGCATGAGGCGCTGCGCTTCGGCATTCATGCGCACCGCTTCCATCTGCATCGCGTGGTGCCGCGACTGCGCCTCGGTCGCGCTTTCGCGAAGCTCGGCGACCTCGGAACGGTGCTGCTCGATCGCGCCTTCGGCGATTCCGACGTCGTCCTGCGCGGCGCTCTGCGCCTCGCGCTCCCGATCGAGCTCGCGCTCGAGGTCTTCGATCTCGCGCTGGCGCGACAGCACGCCGTGCAGCTCCGAATCCGGGGCGTGGAAGCTCACGCTGTGGCGCGTATAGACGTGCCCTTCGCGGGTCACGAGCACCGCACCCGCGGGCAGGCGGCTCCGCAGCGCGAGCGTGCCTTCCGCGTCGAGGTCCTGCTCGGGCACGTAGACTTCGTGCAGCCACTCGCGCACCACCGCTTCGAGCTTCGGATCGCGGCAGGTGACGTACCGTGCGAGCGGCGCGAGGCCCGAGGGATCGATGCTGCCGCGGACCTCATCGGCTGCGCTGCCTTCGATCACGGTCATCTTGCCCGGCGGCGTGTCGCTGCTCCATTCGACGGCGCGGCCGACGCTCTCGAGGACGATGCCGTTCAGGCGCTCGCGCAGGACCGATTCGAGCGCGTCTTCCCAGCCCGGCTCGATCGCGATGCCCTGCCACAGGCGCGGCGCCGAATCGAGCTGCCGCGACTCGAGCCAGCCCTGAAGCTCGGCGCCGCGCGCGATGCGGTCCTGCAATTGACGCAGCGCCTGCACGCGCGCCTCCACGCCGGTGAGCCGCTGGCTCGCGGCGTCCAGCGCTTCGGTGCGGCTGCGCAGCTCCGCTTCGAGCGAAGGCAGCTCGGCTTCCTTGTCGGCGAGCTGCGCGCGCAATGACTGCAGCGATTCTTCGAGCTCGCGCGCTTCCTCGGCGATTCTTTCGAGCGCCGCTTCGTCCGCCGCGGGCAGCGCGGCCTGCTCTTCGCGCAGGCGCTGCTCGCGGCTGGTGAGCTGGTCGAGGACCCGGGCGGCGTGGTCGAGCTTGGTGCGCTCGACGTGCAGCGCCTGCTCGGCCTGCGCGACGGCGCGCTGCAGCTCCTCGCGGCGCAGATTGCTCGCGCGATACGCTTCCTCGGCGAGCGGCAGCTTGTCGCGCTCAGCCGTCAGCGTCTCTTCGGCGGCGGCGGCGCGCTCTTCGGTCTCCGCGCTCTGCCCGCGCCAGTCTTCGAGGTTGGCCTGCGCGGCGGCGAGCTGACCTTCCGCGGCGGCGAGCTGCGAGCGCAGCGTGCCGACCTGGTGCTCGACACGCGCGCGGTTCTCGCGCACGTGCTCGATCTCGCGCTCGAGCCTCGCGACCTCGGCGTTCGATTCGTACAGCGCGCCCTGCGCGGCGTGCATGGTGTCGCTCGCCTTGTAGTGCTCGTCGCGCAGCGTCTCCAGGCGGTTCTCGGCTTCGCGCAGCCTGGCGGTCTCGGCTTCGAGCTCGACGCCGAGGCGCTCGATCTCGCGGCCGTGGCGCGCGCGCGCCGAGGCGGCTTCGTTGCGCTTGGTGAGCCACATCAGGCCCTGGGTGGTGGAGAGCTCGGCCTGCAGCTCGTGGTATTTCCTGGCGACCTCCGCCTGCTCGGCGAGGTGCACGAGCTGTTTGTCCAGCTCCTGGCGGATGTCCTCGACGCGGGAGAGGTTCTCCCGCGTGTCTTTCAACCTGAGCTCGGTCTCGCGGCGGCGCTCGCGGTACTTGGACACGCCCGCGGCCTCTTCGAGGAAGACGCGCAGCTCCTCGGGCTTGGCCTCGATGACGCGCGAGATCATGCCCTGCTCGATGATGGCGTAGGCGCGCGCGCCCAGGCCGGTGCCGAGGAAGATGTCGGCGATGTCCCGCCGGCGCACGTGCTGGTTGTTGATGTAGTACGACGAATCGCCGTCGCGCTGCAGCACGCGCTTGATCGACACTTCGGCGTACTGCGACCACTGCCCCGCGGCCTTGCCAAGGCTGTTGTCGAACACGAGCTCGACGCTGCAGCGGTTCACCGGCTTCCTCTGGCCCGAGCCGTTGAAGAGCACGTCCTGCATGGTCTCGCCGCGCAGGTGCTTGGCGGACGTCTCGCCGAGCACCCAGCGCACCGCGTCGATGATGTTCGACTTGCCGCAGCCGTTGGGGCCGACGATGCCGACGAGCTGGCCGGGCGTGGGAATCTTGGTGGGGTCGACGAACGACTTGAAGCCGGCGAGATTGATCTGCGTGAGTCGCACGGGAGGCGCTTATAATTGGTGCTGGAATTAGCGCAGCATTCTAACTGATTTGGCGCGCGGCTCATCCGCGTTTCAGCCTTGACTTCTCGCGAGCGAGCGCGATTTTTTCGCGCCGCGGAGCGTGTTTCTCTCCCCATCGCCTCATGCCGACCGAACCCTCGAAGACGCTCGAGACTTTTCCCAA
This genomic stretch from Burkholderiales bacterium harbors:
- the def gene encoding peptide deformylase, translating into MAIKPVLRMGDPRLFEVSKSVEAYDTPELHALIEDMQDTMKALNGAGLAAPQIGVGLQVVIFGVEQNPRYPDAEVVPYTVLVNPQLEAVDDEMEEGWEGCLSVPGMRGLVPRHKRLRYRGFDPFGQPIDRTVSDFHARVVQHEVDHLMGVLYPMRIQDLRNFGFTEELFPGQDIRDD
- a CDS encoding S-methyl-5'-thioinosine phosphorylase; translation: MLAIIGGSGLTQLANLEVVRREIVRTPYGDPSGAITYGTIRGQEVAFLARHGYGHTIPPHKVNYRANMWALAQAKVKYVVAVASVGGIRRDMGPGVLAIPDQIVDYTHGRCHTYFEGNDRSVVHVDFTHPYCEPLRERLARAAAEAGESILQGGTYAATQGPRLESAAEINRLERDGADMVGMTGMPEAALARELGLCYAAIAVVVNYAAGREDSAEGIRMADINAVSREALSRVHKILDSLVTLDGD
- a CDS encoding hypoxanthine-guanine phosphoribosyltransferase, whose amino-acid sequence is MKATSEEAWKILESADEICSAECVAAEVARMAREITSLLSKSEPLVLGVMRGSVIFAGQLLPQLRFPLHFDYLDVTRYGGKTTGGEITWKVSPGTAVEGRTVLVLDDILDEGHTLAAIRKNLLEAGVKEFFSAVFCQKDTGRAKPIAADFVGLTVPNRYVFGFGMDVYSAWRNLPAIYAMRET
- the galU gene encoding UTP--glucose-1-phosphate uridylyltransferase GalU; amino-acid sequence: MNKVTKAVFPVAGMGTRFLPATKASAKEMMPVVDKPLIQYAVEEAVAAGMTEMIFITGRGKRAIEDHFDKATELETELSARGKEDLLRAVQDIIPKNVSCVYVRQPQALGLGHAVLCAYPVVGDEPFAVVLADDLIDAQTPVLSQMASLYGRVGRSILAVQNVGREETKRYGIVRTDGESKSPHRIQGIVEKPEPAKAPSTLGVVGRYILTPRIFHHLTHQTPGTGGEIQLTDAIQALLADEDVFAYEFEGVRYDCGSKLDYLKANLSFAVKHPEIGSEFRTYLKSMGCTIPD
- the ligA gene encoding NAD-dependent DNA ligase LigA; the protein is MSAARGARARIAALREEIERNNYLYYSLDAPELPDADYDALFRELQALEAEHPDLVTADSPTQRVGTLPNVEFGQVTHRVPMLSLGNAFSEEEVVAFDRRVREGLSQDEIEYATEPKFDGLAISLTYEDGLFVQGATRGDGYVGEDVTANLRTIKSIPLRLGGAKPPKRLEVRGEVLMWKRDFDALNAAQRAKAEREYVNARNSAAGSLRQLDPRITAQRRLTFYAYGLGAVEGTPAFARHSDMLDYLAKNRFRVAAEREVVRGVQGLMSYYSKIGEKRAGLPFDIDGVVYKVNALAAQERLGFVARAPRFALAHKYPAEEATSTVLAIDVQVGRTGALTPVAKLEPVFVGGVTVSNATLHNLDQIRAKDVRVGDTVVVRRAGDVIPEVARVVFDKREGELAQWDMPQTCPICGSKVERIESEAVFRCTGGLFCGAQRKQAVIHFASRRAMDIEGLGEKLVDQLVESGLVHTPADLYKLDAETLAGLERMGEKSAANVVAAIEGSKSRTLARFVYALGMHHVGEEVAKILAQHFGSIEALLAADWPVLISEKDTVQKENTRRRNKGEPLLDAILPGVGPEIMQSVANFLGQAHNREVIGALLDAGVAPPPVPVETKRIGKLTGKTFVLTGTLPTLTREEATERIQAEGGRVTGSVSKKTDYVVAGAEAGSKLDKAQALGVTVLEEQDLLNLLAS
- a CDS encoding cell division protein ZipA C-terminal FtsZ-binding domain-containing protein yields the protein MSDLQVSLLIIGAVVVGGVTAFNWFQQWRLRRRLEDSFGDKPEDVLLRDDVRREPAPRVEPQLKTAAAAEEPEEYVAPEPAAPMPANAARIEAVQALPEVPGFDATIDYVCAIDAGEPISAAGLAELHTRAATAGKRFRVVGYNEDLNAWEEAGRLSGGRYAHLRVATQLVSRKGIVDSAALTTICDAVRECAARFSASAHCPDVHTAVIAAKDLDAYCADVDVAIGVNVLPPAGETIAGTRIRSLAEGVGFKLEPDGVFHYRDAARNTLFTLDNHEPAPFLPEQIKHLSTSGVTLLLDVPRVADGYAALDVMVTVGRALAEGLGGTLVDDNRVPLSDNAVRAIQQQLKSIHAKMAERGMAPGSERALRLFS
- the smc gene encoding chromosome segregation protein SMC, giving the protein MRLTQINLAGFKSFVDPTKIPTPGQLVGIVGPNGCGKSNIIDAVRWVLGETSAKHLRGETMQDVLFNGSGQRKPVNRCSVELVFDNSLGKAAGQWSQYAEVSIKRVLQRDGDSSYYINNQHVRRRDIADIFLGTGLGARAYAIIEQGMISRVIEAKPEELRVFLEEAAGVSKYRERRRETELRLKDTRENLSRVEDIRQELDKQLVHLAEQAEVARKYHELQAELSTTQGLMWLTKRNEAASARARHGREIERLGVELEAETARLREAENRLETLRDEHYKASDTMHAAQGALYESNAEVARLEREIEHVRENRARVEHQVGTLRSQLAAAEGQLAAAQANLEDWRGQSAETEERAAAAEETLTAERDKLPLAEEAYRASNLRREELQRAVAQAEQALHVERTKLDHAARVLDQLTSREQRLREEQAALPAADEAALERIAEEARELEESLQSLRAQLADKEAELPSLEAELRSRTEALDAASQRLTGVEARVQALRQLQDRIARGAELQGWLESRQLDSAPRLWQGIAIEPGWEDALESVLRERLNGIVLESVGRAVEWSSDTPPGKMTVIEGSAADEVRGSIDPSGLAPLARYVTCRDPKLEAVVREWLHEVYVPEQDLDAEGTLALRSRLPAGAVLVTREGHVYTRHSVSFHAPDSELHGVLSRQREIEDLERELDREREAQSAAQDDVGIAEGAIEQHRSEVAELRESATEAQSRHHAMQMEAVRMNAEAQRLMQRAEQIAEELAEITEQIENETAAREEAAAHSAELEAQGAHAREELEAALDLYQRAESVLRLQREELQRAQAAHQEAQYQARSAQARVTEIENQIGALTAQTGQLAETIAREEEALATLDETQWQEQLQSSLLTRGEREQALAQARDALEGFETQVKDLEQERLSAEQRLGPLRDRINDVRLKEQEARLTEEQYAQQLAEAGANEEELTNALEKGTRSRALIEEIARLNEEIKALGAVNLAALEELQTSTERKQYLDAQSADLTEALTTLEDAIRRIDRETRERLQQTFDDVNEHFSKMFPALFGGGNAKLVLTGEEILDGGVQVIAQPPGKKNSSIHLLSGGEKALTALSLVFSIFQLNPAPFCLLDEVDAPLDDYNTQRYVDLVAKMSATSQFLFISHNKITMEMANQLLGITMQEPGVSRVVAVDIEEAMKLTEEAAA